The genomic region TCCCCATTGTGTGCCATGTACGTCTCTTGCTTCAAAGTGCGGCTGGCTTCTGCTTAGCTGAGACACTACTCTGCGTAGATGGCTTAGCATTGAGAGCCAGTTAGTCCTATCAAGTAGCTGGCTTACACCTGTTCTCTGACCCGGCCAATTACCTGTTGCAAGAGCTTCGCGTATCCTGTTAGTGACTATATCTGATCGTATGAGGATTCTTGCCGTTATCCGCCTGCCACGGGCTCTCAGCCTCTCAAGCTGCTGCCTAACATCATACGCCAATGTCCTCATTGCTATTCTGAAGACCATTGCTATTAGGTCGCCAGCCAACAATACACGTTTATTGGCATAATGGTCCTTGTCGTCCTCTGGCCTGCGCCCGAGAACATATTCCAGAAGCTTGGCTGCCATCTGCCCTAAGAAGAGAGCTTTGCGAAGCCTATCTTGAGGCGAGGTACCTATGTGTGGTAGCAGTATAGTGTCAAGAACCCTCTCTGCTACGCGGATACGCTGCTCTCTAGGCTTGCCGATACCCTCGCGGAACCTGCTACCAACATAGTCTAACGCATCCTCTGTTGTACCGATCGCGCGTGCTTGTTCAAGCGACGGGATGAGCATCTGCTGTATCTGTGGATCGGGAGAAACAGCCAGCACAATGTCACGGTCACTTTCAAGCCCAAGCGCACGCATTAGCACAACAAACGGTATCTTGCTAAGAGCCCTGCTCATTGACACGTGAAGTGTTCCATCCTTATGATAGTCCAGGATGAGCTGATACCTCACGCCAGCATGCGATGAGATAACCTTCGCTGTATAAAGAGCACTGGCTGTGCCCGCACGCGCCTTGCCAACAAGTATGCGGTTAAGTGCTTGGTCTTCTTGCATTACTATGACTCTTTCTGAGCCATTGATAATGAAGTATCCTCCTGGATCTTTCGGGTCCTCGCCAGCTTCTATCAGTCGTCGCTCGCACTCTTCGCGATCCCCACCTTCATAAAAGCATCGAGCAAGAGGATCAGCTTTTGAACGCAACATTATGGGTAGAAAACCGAGAATTACCTCCTCGGGTTCCTGCTCAACACCGTTCTCTACTACTACAACCTTCGCTTTTATTGGGGCAGCGTATGTTAGGTCGCGGATCCGGCACTCCATGGGAGTTACTGGGTGCTCGCCACCATCGCTCTCGATAACCATGGGCTCGCCTAGCTCAACATCAACTATCTTTATCTCATAATAGCGTCGCGGTGTCGAGATTCTGCCGAATTCTTTCACTATTTGCTTTAACTCCTTCTCCACAAAGCGATTAAATGAATCTATGTGCTGTCTAACGAGACCATATTCGTCTATAAACGCCTTCATAACAAGCCAGCGATCGTCAACCGTGGGAAACGTCTGAGTACTCAAGCCTGTATATCACCTCATAATCTACGAACAAGGTTTTAGCAATTAGTATCCAACAACATAGCGATAAACAATTATCTCGCCAGCCGTAGGGCTCTTACGATATATGCGAACAATATCGCCTGGCTTGGCCCCGATCTCTCGCGCGACCGGATCCGTTACGCGAAGCCAGGGTAACTGTTCAGGCCTAATATTCATCTCACGGAGTAACTGAATAGCCTCCTCTGGAGGAACAACCTCATGTCTCGGAACTAGCTCATGCTCCAAAATATTGAACTTCTTTTGCTTAGCCACTCTGCTCTCCCCTTACACAGACTCTGGCCGTGGTTCCTAGTAACTTAATATGCTTTAATTCAGCTCTAGCGTAATCTCTTTCTATTAACTTTTTTATTCATCCACGAATATCTCTTGAGACGCCTACTTCTACCATATCCGCATGCAGCACAATAGCCCTTTGCGACGTTGAAAGAGTGGCGGCCGCAACGCGGGCAGCGTATGTGTGTATAGTTCTTGCTCATTTTGCCGAAAGATGGAGTACCCTTCGACATACGCCTCACCTTTGTGTTATCCGTTATTCTCGGTTAGTAATGTCTAGGCTTGTGCAGGCGATATCAGTAGGACAGTGTCTCCCCGAATTACCAGGGTTCCAAGCTTCCTTGTTCTACCGTCCTCAAATATCTCCTCTGCATCTTCTAACACGATATTCAAATGCTGGTCATAGCTCTTGAGCTTTCCCCTTACCTCATTAGCTCCTTTAAGCTTGACGAGTACTATGTGGCCAATGCTTTCTGATAGAATCTTGTGCGTCGTTTCAGCCATACAGGTATCCCCGGCCACAACTGGGCTGTGCCTAGGGATTTATAGGGCATTCTATCTTCGCTTAAATAGGGGCATGGCGGACAAACAACACATTGTTATGGAGCAGAGGGATAGGTGTGAGGCGCTGGATAGTATCTAAAAAAGATAAAAAGAAGCTAATAAAAGAAATTAATGAAAAATATGGAACTGAACTAATAGGGAAAGACGATAAAGTTGAAATTGTAGTTGAAAACGATGTCGAAATTTATGTTGTAAACAATATTCCTGCATTTATCAAAATAGAAGGATTAATTATTCCTCATCTTAGGTTTCTGCTTAAACAAGGATATGAATGGCTTCCTGCAGTAATAGTTGACGAAGGCGCAGTAATGCCTATATCACGTGGAGCTGATCTCATGCGCCCAGGAATCCGGAAGATATTACGACCTTTTAAAAAAGGGGATATTGTCGTTATAGTGGAGCCTACAAGACTGCTTCCACTTGCAGTTCACCAAGCATTATATGATAGTAATGAAATAGAAAAAATGAGTAAGGGAAAAGTTACGCGAAGACTACATTGCTTGAAGGATAAATACTGGAAATTAGCTGACCAGATTTAACCAATAATCTTCATACAATGCCTGTGAGGTATAGTGATTCCAGAATGCCAGGCGTAAATACTCTTACTTCTTGTCCAAGTCCTAGGTTTTGAGCCTTCCTCCTTATACTCTCTGCAAGACTATAGATTGCTTGTGGTTCACCATGGTTTAGTATTATGTTCTTAGGCTTTGGCTTCATATTGGCTAGAAACGCTAATAGTTGACGCCTATCAGAGTGACCCGAGAAACCTTCAATGTATTTTACCTCCATGTTTATCTTTATTAGCTCTAGTTTTCCGTTCTCGCCTATCATTGTTACCTCTCGCTCACCATCTAGTATTCGCCTGCCAAGCGTTCCCTTCGCCTGATAGCCGACAAATATCAGAGAGTTCTTAGGGTCGGAGGCAAGCAACCGTAGATATTCAACAGATGGGCCGCCATTTAACATACCGGATGTAGCTATGATGACTGCTGGTTCATTTGACTTTGCAATGTCTTCTCTCATCTGTTTATTCTTTACCTTAACCATGTTTTCGTGGTAAAATGGGTTCTCGCCCTGAAGTATCTTTGACCTTACCTTAGACGATAATAGCTCGGGGTACGATAAATGAATAGCTGTTACTTCAGGTATGCTTCCATCTATATAGACCTTTACATCTGGGAGCAATTTGCGATTGAATGCGTCAGTTAGTACGAGCAATATTTCTTGGGATCTACCCACGGCCATTGCTGGTATCAGTACCTTTCCTCCGCGCGCAATTGTCCTACTTATAGCACTAATTAGTTCGAGCTCTGCTAGATCCCTTCTTGGCTGGTCGCGGTCACCATACGTGCTCTCCATTATTAATGTCTCTACGCGAGGAAACTCACTATCAGCCTTGTCAAGTAGCCTCGTACGTCCAAATTTGAAATCACCAGTGTAGACTATGTTATGAAGACCCTCGCCTATATGAAGGTGTGCCATAGCTGAACCTAGTATATGGCCTGCATTATAGAAGGTAAGCTTTATGTCGGGCGCAATGTCAGTTACTTCTCCATAGTCAAGAGTTATTGTATGAAGAAGCATTTTCTTCACTTCTAGCTGCGTATATGGCGGTTTTTGATTACTTCTATGAGCTATGTCGAGTAGATCAAGTAGTTGGAGTATCATTAAATCTCGCGTCGGTTTAGTCACGTAAACAGGGCCGCGATAACCATACTTGAAGAGATATGGGGCGAGACCTACATGGTCTAGGTGAGCATGGGTAATTACCACTGCATCCAGTTCGTCCAAACGCAGTTGCTCTATGTCAAGCCTTGGGTACATTCTGTAATCGTTAAAGCCTGGGTTTATTCCAACATCTAGGAGCACTCTACTCTCGCTTGTCTCTACAAGGATAGCGGATCGTCCTACTTCCATAAAGCCTCCGAGGGCAGTCACACGAACATATCTATTTTCAAAGATAACTCCTCTGTGTATGCGCTCTCCTGCTGCACGCAGAAAGTTTAGCCTATAGCTACTCTGCTCAAGTGTATAGTGGAGTATCTTGTTGACAGTATCTAGCTCCTTAGGGTCTACTGGCGGAAACCTTACAGCCGTTAGTCTCCAACCGGTTTCAGCTAGAACTTTATTATATATACTGCGTCCTTTACCATAGACTAGGCCAACTTTTTCTGCTTTGACTATCACTTCGCCGAGAACATCGTCAAATTCTATTCCCTTTATTCCCGCTTCTGGCGGTACTAGTTGTTTTATTAATTCCTCGGTTTCCTTCTTACTCTTTCTAACCGAGGGATCAGTTCTAATTACTATTCGTTTCTTAAGCTTCTTCGCAATGTCCTTAGCTACTTCTGGATGCCTTGCTATTATATCAGGATTACGAATGTATATAGCTATTTCAGGACCCTCAAACTCAATACGTGTAACATGAACGTTTCTAGGAGTCAGTTCTGCAAGAATCATTCCGATTATCTTCTTTAGCTCGTTCTTCTTATACATGTCCTTACACCTTTAGAATTATCTCAAGCCTTGATTAACAGTGCATACATAATTGTCAACAGCGTTTCTCCGGCATTAATACAACATATACTATTAAGCTGTGGCTCTGAAGCTCTACCTCTTCCCATTCCCAAAAACAACTGGATTCTCACAAATCGTGTCATGTACGAAGGTGCACGATGATTCAATTAATGCTACTAGAAGCACCAGTATAAAGAGGGCTTGTGGACTCTATCCTAATAAAGCTATCCGTTACTTTGTATTGCTAAACAAGTCGCTAAGCTCAAAGCTATACTCTTTGTAGAAGTCTTTTCCTATAGCAACAACATTTACCCCGTTTCCGGTGAAGGTGTCCCTACGTATGGAAGATGCTACAGCACGTTTTGCTAGATCTATTGCCTCCTCGAGACTCATATCGTCTCTGTACTGGTCTTCTATAACGCCTATAGCCATAGGTGAGCCCGATCCTGTTACTACGTACTTCTCCTCGGTTACGCCACCGTACCAGTCAATGTTGTACAAACGTGGTTCTGTATCATAGCCTCCGAGCAGTAGCTGTACTATGTATGGGTAGAAACGGGCAGAATGCAAGATTGTTGAAAGTAGCTGAGCTGCAGCATATATGCTCATGCGTTTCTTATTCAGCATCATATAGTGCTGGGCTTCAAGGGAAAGCCATTCAGCAAGCACTTGTGCGTCCGCGACAAGCCCAGCAGTTGTCATAGCCATATAGTTTGTTATCTTTATGATTTTCCTTGTACGCTTGTGCGCAACATAGTATCCTGCCGTAGCTCTTCTGTCGGCAGCCAGTATGACAAAGTCCCTAAAACGTAGACCAACTGTTGTAGTACCCGTCTTTAGAGCCTTCATACTGGCATCGCTTTGAGGCTGGCGATAGTTGAACGACATCAACAATGCTCTTCGACCAATAACACACTATCCTTATCCACGTTTATAAATATGTATTGTTATACTTGCATCACCTTCAACAAGTTAGCAGCAATTGCCGCATTAAGATTTTAGGCACTAGAACGCATTAAGGCCAAGATGAGTAAACCATTATTAGCTGTGGACACGGCCTATTCCTTACGAGGCTTTTGTAGAAGCAATATAAATGTAATGTAACTGACCTAGAAGAGTAGCATGCAGGGGAACTCAGCCGTGCTTCATTCCATAGTGCTGCCAAGCCATGTGGTCGTCGGGTCTGGCGCTATTAGCTCGCTACCAACAATTATAAAACAATTGAAAGAAAAACCAATACTAGCTATTATTTCAGGACCTAATGTTTGGAAAAAATATGGAACAATACTACTTAATGTCCTAGAACATGTAGCCGAATATACTGTATTTGAGGCAAAGGCCCCCACAGTCGAGTATGCCGAAAAGCTTGCAAATGAGGTCACTGATTACTCGCCTGACATTGTTATCGGGTTTGGTGGAGGAAAATCAATTGACCTGGCAAAATACTCTGCACTAAGAGCTGGAAAGCCGATTATAAGTGTCCCTACAAGCCCGTCCCATGACGGCATTGTATCACCCTTTGTATCCCTCAAGGGATTTGAACGCCCATACTCGGTTAAAGGTAAAACACCCTACGCAATTGTAGCAGATATAGACATTATAGCTGATGCACCCAAGAGGCTTATTCGCGCAGGAGCCGGAGATCTAATAGCCAAGCTCACGGCTGTCCGAGACTGGAAGCTTGCACATAAGCTCAAAGGTGAATATTATGGCGAATATTCCGCTAAGCTTGCACTTCTTTCCGCCCGACACGTAATCGAATATGCAGGCGAAATAGGCAGAGGAACTAAAGAGGCCGTAAGGATACTTGTAGAGGGCCTCGTCAGTAGCGGCGTAGCTATGTGCATCGCCGGTTCAACAAGACCTGCAAGCGGGTCCGAGCACTTGTTTAGCCACGCTCTCGATTTAATTGTTCCGGGAAAAGCTCTGCACGGAGAACAAGTTGCCCTAGGCACAATAATGATGATGTATTTGCATGGAGGCAATTGGAGAAAGGTGAAAAAGACAGTTGAAAAGCTTGGAATCCCGACAAAAGCTCGAAGCCTCGGAATACCCGACGAAGCCGTCATAAAGGCACTCACTATTGCACACAAGATAAGGCCGGAAAGGTATACTATTCTAGGAGAAACTGGATTAACTTGGGAAGCTGCAGAGCGATTAGCTAGAGTCACCGGTATAATCGATTGAACGCCTACTATCTTACTATCTTAACATCTTGTTTTCCCTGCAATTAGGCAATATAAAAGTCGAGCATCCTTATCTTGCTATTCCTCACGGCGTCTACGCTTAAAGAACCTCTATCGAGGCCTCTTGCAATATATTTTGAAAATTTATCGGCATAGAATGTTGGGCAAGGCAACCGTGCTTTCATTCTCTTTAGTAGTTCGATGACCGTACTAAGGGCCTTCTGCTGAGAGATAAAAGCCCCTGGCCCAATATAAATCGGAGACTTACTTCCTCTAAATGGAATAACACTATATGCGAGAACCATGTCCCGCCTATATTTGTCGAGTACTTCGCCAACAACACATGGAAAGTCTGTACATTCGTCCACGCTTCTTATCTTTCTATAAGTGCCATAGAGCTTCCTCTTCGCCACGCCAATCGACGGCTTACCTAGAGCCAAGCCAATATGCGTAGCTATGCCAGCGTGACGAGGATGCGCTATGCCATGACCATCAACGATTATTAGATCATACTTAGTTTCCCCCAGGCTAAGAAGCGCGGTATAAAGCAGTGCAGCCTCGCGAAAAGCCAAGAGGCCCGGTATGTATTCTAGTGATGGCTCACCTATAGCAACACTATAATCAATGGGCTTACATGTGTTAAAATCGACAAGGACAGCTACGCCTACACCCCCATATTTCTTAGAATAAGCTGCATCAAGCCCTATTACTTTAGTAAAAGACCACTTGTCATATATGCCCAAAGTCTCTAAAGCCTTCGCTGATATAGCTTTTTGTATTGAGACTAGTTTTTTCAAATCAATATTCTTTTTCCGCATAAAGTAAACGCCTTCTATAACTCAGTAATGCAAGCACCCAATACGGCTCAGACTAATTACTAATTAAATCAACATCAAGATTTAAATGGTAAATATTGTTGGTATTATTATAGAAGGTTAAGCTATCTTTAGCAAGTTACGAAGACTTATTAGAAGAGTCTATGTGATTCTTCTTCGGCTATAATTCTTTCTTCATTAATACGGCGTATGGATAGAATGTCTATACCGTCTCCGGACAAAGCATCACGCTCAATAGCCGCACGTATCGACTCCATCACTATCTTCTTTGCATCGTCAAACGACATGTCCGGCTTGAAACGTGCCTCTAAAACACCTATAGCTATTGGAGCACCAGATCCTATTGCTGCAAAGTCGTCTTCTATTAGTGATCCAAGAGGATCCATTACATATAACCTAGTATTACCATCAACATCTATACCTCCTACCAACGTCTCC from Pyrofollis japonicus harbors:
- a CDS encoding DNA-directed RNA polymerase subunit H; the encoded protein is MAKQKKFNILEHELVPRHEVVPPEEAIQLLREMNIRPEQLPWLRVTDPVAREIGAKPGDIVRIYRKSPTAGEIIVYRYVVGY
- a CDS encoding 50S ribosomal protein L37e — protein: MSKGTPSFGKMSKNYTHIRCPRCGRHSFNVAKGYCAACGYGRSRRLKRYSWMNKKVNRKRLR
- a CDS encoding LSM domain-containing protein, which produces MAETTHKILSESIGHIVLVKLKGANEVRGKLKSYDQHLNIVLEDAEEIFEDGRTRKLGTLVIRGDTVLLISPAQA
- a CDS encoding DUF1947 domain-containing protein, producing MRRWIVSKKDKKKLIKEINEKYGTELIGKDDKVEIVVENDVEIYVVNNIPAFIKIEGLIIPHLRFLLKQGYEWLPAVIVDEGAVMPISRGADLMRPGIRKILRPFKKGDIVVIVEPTRLLPLAVHQALYDSNEIEKMSKGKVTRRLHCLKDKYWKLADQI
- a CDS encoding beta-CASP ribonuclease aCPSF1; amino-acid sequence: MYKKNELKKIIGMILAELTPRNVHVTRIEFEGPEIAIYIRNPDIIARHPEVAKDIAKKLKKRIVIRTDPSVRKSKKETEELIKQLVPPEAGIKGIEFDDVLGEVIVKAEKVGLVYGKGRSIYNKVLAETGWRLTAVRFPPVDPKELDTVNKILHYTLEQSSYRLNFLRAAGERIHRGVIFENRYVRVTALGGFMEVGRSAILVETSESRVLLDVGINPGFNDYRMYPRLDIEQLRLDELDAVVITHAHLDHVGLAPYLFKYGYRGPVYVTKPTRDLMILQLLDLLDIAHRSNQKPPYTQLEVKKMLLHTITLDYGEVTDIAPDIKLTFYNAGHILGSAMAHLHIGEGLHNIVYTGDFKFGRTRLLDKADSEFPRVETLIMESTYGDRDQPRRDLAELELISAISRTIARGGKVLIPAMAVGRSQEILLVLTDAFNRKLLPDVKVYIDGSIPEVTAIHLSYPELLSSKVRSKILQGENPFYHENMVKVKNKQMREDIAKSNEPAVIIATSGMLNGGPSVEYLRLLASDPKNSLIFVGYQAKGTLGRRILDGEREVTMIGENGKLELIKINMEVKYIEGFSGHSDRRQLLAFLANMKPKPKNIILNHGEPQAIYSLAESIRRKAQNLGLGQEVRVFTPGILESLYLTGIV
- the psmB gene encoding archaeal proteasome endopeptidase complex subunit beta, giving the protein MSFNYRQPQSDASMKALKTGTTTVGLRFRDFVILAADRRATAGYYVAHKRTRKIIKITNYMAMTTAGLVADAQVLAEWLSLEAQHYMMLNKKRMSIYAAAQLLSTILHSARFYPYIVQLLLGGYDTEPRLYNIDWYGGVTEEKYVVTGSGSPMAIGVIEDQYRDDMSLEEAIDLAKRAVASSIRRDTFTGNGVNVVAIGKDFYKEYSFELSDLFSNTK
- a CDS encoding NAD(P)-dependent glycerol-1-phosphate dehydrogenase, whose protein sequence is MLHSIVLPSHVVVGSGAISSLPTIIKQLKEKPILAIISGPNVWKKYGTILLNVLEHVAEYTVFEAKAPTVEYAEKLANEVTDYSPDIVIGFGGGKSIDLAKYSALRAGKPIISVPTSPSHDGIVSPFVSLKGFERPYSVKGKTPYAIVADIDIIADAPKRLIRAGAGDLIAKLTAVRDWKLAHKLKGEYYGEYSAKLALLSARHVIEYAGEIGRGTKEAVRILVEGLVSSGVAMCIAGSTRPASGSEHLFSHALDLIVPGKALHGEQVALGTIMMMYLHGGNWRKVKKTVEKLGIPTKARSLGIPDEAVIKALTIAHKIRPERYTILGETGLTWEAAERLARVTGIID
- a CDS encoding endonuclease V — its product is MRKKNIDLKKLVSIQKAISAKALETLGIYDKWSFTKVIGLDAAYSKKYGGVGVAVLVDFNTCKPIDYSVAIGEPSLEYIPGLLAFREAALLYTALLSLGETKYDLIIVDGHGIAHPRHAGIATHIGLALGKPSIGVAKRKLYGTYRKIRSVDECTDFPCVVGEVLDKYRRDMVLAYSVIPFRGSKSPIYIGPGAFISQQKALSTVIELLKRMKARLPCPTFYADKFSKYIARGLDRGSLSVDAVRNSKIRMLDFYIA